CCCGGATGCCCGAAGTGCCAAATGGTAAAGACCACCAGCGCTGCAGTCACGACGGCCGCGGCTGCAAGCGGCAGACCCCTGAGCCGGACCTTGCGCAAGGCATATCCCGCAGCAAAGTAGCCCACGTAAGGCATCCAGTACGTAAAGACGTTCAGGGGAATGGGGCGGGAAATCCCGAAATGCGCCAAAATGCCGGGCACCATGTATGCCAGGACGGTCACGGCGAGCAGGCTCGCCGCCGTGAGAACCGCGCGATGCCCCTCCTTCGCTCTGATGAACGTGGCCAGCAGGGGCGCGATGGCGTACAGGCCCAGAATGAGCCACAGAAAGTACAGCTGGGTGAAAACCGAGCTGTCATAGATGAGTTGGAGCATGCGTGCGGTGGTCAGGTGTTCGTGCCTCATCCAGGTGCGCACGCCCACCAGATAGACGGCGTTCCAGAAGATCAGTGCCGGCACGAGTCGCATGGCACGCTTGCGGTAAAACGCGGCGGGGGCCTCGAGCACCTGCCGGGAGCCGAGCAGGAGGGCGCCGGAGATCATGACAAAAACCGGAACGACCCAAATAAAGCCGATGTCGATGGCAACGGCGGCCCACCAGCCGCGGCCAGCCTTCGGCTCCGCCCCCACGCGCAGCCCGAAGACGTGAATGGCCACCACCCCGCAAATGCTCAGGATCCGCAATATGTCCAGGCCGTAGTTGCGTTGCATCCTGGCGCGTTCCGCCCCTGGTGCAGTCACCACCGATGCGCCGGCGTGCGGGGCCCGGCTCATCCGGTGGCAGTCCCGTTCGACCCAGATTCCGACGGGGCAGTCCCGGCCGCGATCGCGCGGGCCGCAGCGGCGGGCGACTGCCGGCGGTTGACTTCATCCAGGGCCACGCGGCGCGACAACTTGGTCATGGTGGTTTCCATGTGCCGGAACCGCTGGTAGGTGGTCGCCATGTAAACGAGAAAGCTGACTATAAGACCGTACAGGACCAGGTCCGTGCCGCGGCCGATGCCGAAGAACCGGGCGATGTGGGTCAGCACCTCCGGGAAGAAGATCGACAATCCGGCCACGCACGCGAACAGTATGAGCATGATTCGACGGATGGCCAGGTGCCGTGCGTTCGATCCGCCGCGCATGAGTGCCAGGGAAACTGTGACGACAGCGAGGACTAGAGCAATCTGAACAACTATTTGCACAATGTCACCTAAACAAAAGGTCGGCGAGGATGTTGACCGAATTCAGGAGGGACTGGCCCTTGCCCTTGGAATAATCGGTGTAGATGATTTCCACCGGCTGCTCCACCCATTTGGGCTTCATCTCGGCAATCTGGTGGACGAGTTCCGAGGCGTGCGCCATGCGGTTCTGGGTAAGGTGGATGCCCCGCGCCACCTTGGGGCTGAGCGCACGGAGCCCGTTGTGGGCGTCGGTCAGGTCCATGCCGGTGGCCAGGCGGGATTGGACGGCCGCGGTGCGCAGCACCAGGCGCTTCGCGGGCGAGAGTTTGGTTCTTTTGTCCAAGAATCGGGAGCCCAGTACGATCTCTGCCTCGCCGGACTTGATGCGCTCGGCCATGGCTTGGGCGTCGACCACCCGGTGCTGGCCGTCGGCGTCGAAGGTGATGATGCAGTCCAGCTCAGGATCGTTCAGCGCGTACTCGATGCCCGTCTGAAGGGACGCGCCCTGACCGAGGTTGACCGGGTGCTGGACCACGACGGCACCCGCCCGGCGGGCCGCCTCCTGGGAGCCGTCGGTGCTGCCGTCGTCGACGCAGACGACGTACGGGAACACCTTTCGCAGCCCCGTGATGACGCCGCCGACAACCGACGCCTCGTTATACATGGGGATGACTATCCAAGTTCGACTCACCGCACAAGTATCCCATATGCCCCGGCCAGGGAAGGGCCTGCCTGCCTCGCGCGGGTTCAATCCTTGGCAAGTTCGGAGAGTGCGTTGGCCATGGCGAAAGGGCCGTGCATGAGGCGGGCGCTCGTGCGCCGGCGCAGCATCCACACTGCCCGGTCGGCCTCCGGATCCGCCGAGACGATGACGTCAGCGTGGCAAAAAATGTCCGTCAATTGTGGATCGGCCTTCAGGGCACGGGCCACGCGGCGGGAGGTGAGGTTGTACTTTGCAAGACGCCCCACGACTCCCAGCGGGCCCGGCTTTGTGGCAGCGGAAGTGACGAGGTTGCCCACCCGGCCCGGAGGCGGGACCACCAACCCGACGACGTCCACGAAGGCGTGGGTGACGGTTTCACTCGTTTGGGGCAGTTGGGCATAGCCCGCGACGCAATGGACGGGGATGCCGTATTCGGCTACGGCTGACTGGGCTCGACGCCACAGTTCATCAATGGCCATGTCGGCCCTTTCGCCCCGGCCCAGGAGGATGGCGAGTTGCAGGGGTTCTTTCACGGCTTGCTCCGATCCGAGGGCTGGGCGGCGTGTCCGGCGCGCCGGTCAA
This genomic stretch from Arthrobacter dokdonellae harbors:
- a CDS encoding acyltransferase; the protein is MQRNYGLDILRILSICGVVAIHVFGLRVGAEPKAGRGWWAAVAIDIGFIWVVPVFVMISGALLLGSRQVLEAPAAFYRKRAMRLVPALIFWNAVYLVGVRTWMRHEHLTTARMLQLIYDSSVFTQLYFLWLILGLYAIAPLLATFIRAKEGHRAVLTAASLLAVTVLAYMVPGILAHFGISRPIPLNVFTYWMPYVGYFAAGYALRKVRLRGLPLAAAAVVTAALVVFTIWHFGHPGVLALADQLVSTSYLGVGVALTAIGVFVVGLSGSEFIKVPRRVGALLVALSNASFGVFLVHLVIFETIRLNVPAVLEARSFTAIAGAYMVTLAASFAVSWLASKVPLLRRVF
- a CDS encoding glycosyltransferase family 2 protein — its product is MYNEASVVGGVITGLRKVFPYVVCVDDGSTDGSQEAARRAGAVVVQHPVNLGQGASLQTGIEYALNDPELDCIITFDADGQHRVVDAQAMAERIKSGEAEIVLGSRFLDKRTKLSPAKRLVLRTAAVQSRLATGMDLTDAHNGLRALSPKVARGIHLTQNRMAHASELVHQIAEMKPKWVEQPVEIIYTDYSKGKGQSLLNSVNILADLLFR
- a CDS encoding DUF2304 domain-containing protein, with the translated sequence MQIVVQIALVLAVVTVSLALMRGGSNARHLAIRRIMLILFACVAGLSIFFPEVLTHIARFFGIGRGTDLVLYGLIVSFLVYMATTYQRFRHMETTMTKLSRRVALDEVNRRQSPAAAARAIAAGTAPSESGSNGTATG